ccaaggccaggagttcgggaccaaccTGTGCAAAGGaacgaaacccccatctctactaaacatatgaaaattagctgggaacgGTGGAGCACGTCTGTAagcctggctactcgggaggcacacgcaggagaatgacttgaacccgggaggccgaagtTCCAGTGACCGaggtggtaccactgcactccagcttggtcgacagagcgagactctgtctcaaaaaataactattattattataatatgatACTGTGGAAACAGACACCCTACGATTTGCATGTCTAATGGATTGCCTACCTTATTCAGGCCTTTTCACCTCCTCTGGATTTGGCAGGCTCATCTCCTGGACATCAGGACCATCTTCACGCTCATAATCAGTCGTCGGGCGAACCTCTTCCTGGCTCTCAGCTTCAGGCTCTGgcccttgaaaataaaaaatacatatcaatttaagcagtaaaacataaaatatcaataagaaaataatactcaTGCTCTCTGTGTTATTATATCAAAGCTTTAGCTACTATAATGATAGATGTGTTGATAAGAATCCCACGAACATTATTTCAGCAGTCTGTtagcagaaaacaggaaaacaaggtGTTCCAAATATTACCCTCTTCCTTTCCGAAGACTGCCCTCAGACAACTTTGTGGCCTCCTTTGCTCTTCTCTGTTATTCTACTTCTGATTGTCCTTACCTCATCAAATGACTCAAggctgaaatcctgtctctcacAGCACTTACACTCCTAGCACTTAGACTCTCCTACGGCCTGAGTAGCCACCAATCAACGCGAGTTGAAaaaaggtctttaaaaaatacatgaaaaagccCAAACTGCAGAACATTCTGCAAACCAACTGGTCTATCCTCTTCAAAAATGTCCATATcatgaatgacaaagaaaaattaaggaaacattccagattaaaggaaactaaaaacacCTGAAAAGCACATGCAAGACGTGATCCTGAACCGGACTctggatcagaaaaagaaatcctatcaATAACACTATCTGGGCCGGGCGTGGggtctcacgcctgcaatccaaacactttgggatgccaaggtgggcagatcaggtgaggtcagaagttcaagaccgcagtggcaggcgcccgtagtcccagctacacggcaggctgaggcgtgagaatccctagaacctgggaggtgtaggttgcagtgagccaagatcgcactactgcactccagcctgggcaacggagggagactccgtctcaacaaagaataacgaaaggaagaaagaagttgtCTAGGGAGCTGGCAAAATTTGAGTATGCACTGCGTATTAAATGActgcattttctcattgttaaatttcctgattttgatcttTCTGCAGTGATGATCCAAGAAATGACTTTCTCTTTGTGCTGACGATATACACACCCTCAAGTACATAGGGGAAAGGACCATGATACCTGAAACTTTATCTAAACAAGTCAGCATTAATAACAGTAAACATATATCCGCGTGTgggtgtttgtgagtgtgtgggcAGCCGggtaaaagagggagggaagagacatGAAACGTACGGAGAGAAAGCTATTAATAATTGGCGAATCTAGGTGAAAAGTATATGAGTTCGTTGTACTATTCTTgcaaattttctataaatattatatcTTGAATATAGacagagtaaaaattttaaagaatatatgacAACTACACTGAAGTTTAGGAAGAGAGGAGGTTTTCTTTTGATTGtggtaaaaaatacacatatcctCAAACTTACCGTCTTTTTTTAAGTGGTACGGTTCACTAAGGAGTTATGTCTGCAACATTACCAGCCACTAGGCACAAACTTCGAATCTCTGTTTTCCTATACCATGAAACcttgatttatttacttctttgtttgtttgtttattagcaatgaggtcttgctgtgtttcccaggctgggcttgaacgccagggctcaagcgatcctctcacctcagcctcccaagtagctgggactatgagtgCACAGCGTTCAGCCCAGCTTGAGACCTCTCTCCTAAATGACAATCTGAGGATAAACCACAGGACATGCATAATGCTTATATTCAGCTGTAGAGTACCAAGAGCACTGTGCATCACCTAAGAAATCGGAAGTCTACAACATGGATAGGATTTCAGTTACAATTACAATGTCAATTTCTGAAGGACTGATTAGCTGAATGGATTTGAGGACTACAGAAAATCTTACAGTCACAACACCCATTACCTACTGGGGTAAACAGAAACTTAACTTTGTTCAAACAAAGTTATATTTAGGTCCGAAGGTCCCAAATGTAATATTCCATAAATGAACCCCGTGAAGAACAAAGCACCAAATATAACATTGTTTGTGAATCACACAAGATATACTATCCCGCACTTAGAATAAGGGAGTGGGTGGACAGCAAGTAATGGGCATTGTTATCAGTCATATTCTAGAAACTTTTAACAATGAATCCCTGGAATAATCCATGACCTCAGTTacataaatgtttcctttcaaaacattttatcttgGAGAAATTATTTCCACCTCATGTTAACCCCAGGATAActccttttctgcttttccaacCATAAAaggacttaatcacctcctaaaagccACTTAGAAAATCACTAAACCAGCTACCTGTATGGCAGTATCCTCGTTTATCCAGCTTTTATCAAACGtaccatataaaaatatcaatcaaaGGAAACGGTGGCCAACATTCAGTGACTCAGTTTTTGGAGCTGCTCCTGCTCCTCTCAACTGGGTCTCTTCTTGGGCCAGTACTAAGCTACCTTACAGTAAAGCATTTGAGTTTTAAGCATTTTCAGCaaaatctttccttctttatagcaacacagatgATAGGAAGACACAAACCTTGGAACAAAGTACAAATTGTGTATTCACCAGTCAAGGGTTCTCGGATAAAACACAATCCCGGCACCTCTATTCTCTCATTCATAAAGTCGAGAAATTTTATCATAGTGAGGGATTTGCCTAAGCTAAGCTGCAAACTACATAGCCTCCTGGCTTTTCCAGTCAATTTCAGGCATTCTTTCCATTGATTTCTTTCCTCCTGTTCCCGCTATGTGACAatgcataacacacacacacatgcacacacgcacacgcacacacacagacacacacaccagcgggcattcttcttccctttccatcACCTTGCCCTGCAGATGctccctcatcctctccctcctgagcAGGTGCAGGATCCTGACTTTGAGTTGCTGGTTCCCCTTCTTCAGGTTTTGGTGGTTCCACTTCTTCATCACTGAACTGCTCGGGCTGGGGAATATGTGTGGGtgtgcaaataaagaaaaaaaaaaaaaaaacaagttttgctattgatacaaaattttacatatatacacagaatacATAGCTGTTTCTGATCATAACTAAGCctaaagacatttctccaactCTATTCTCTATGGCCAAGAAGGTTACTCTACCCACAGGGAGGTTACTGTGAGAAAAGTGACGCACAAGGACTTTGGAAGCTATTATACTCTGTGTTGGAATACATGTGTACGATCCGTCATTAACAAACAAAGCATGAGAAAGAAgtcatgggcaaaagctgaagaacacgagaggaaaaacaaaaaatcctccacAATCAACGTTTCCTTCATCAGACGCCATAATCATGTTTTATCAGCAGGAAAGACGTTTCTCAGCATTTCCATACTAATGCAACAACActatcacaaaaattaatttctgctaaTAGAAAACATCGAATTAACGTTTAAGCGCTCACCAGCATAGGCCCAATCACTTCAGGAGGCTCTACATAGCGTCTTGGCCTACGCCGATAGGTCGATCTTCCTCGCCAACTCATATTTCACACTGAAAACAGACAACCGTGATTGGGAACATGCGCTCCAGAGGGCTGCCATATTCGATCACTTCCATGGATCAATGTTAACTTGtcgttttaattttgaaaatactgtcAAAATAAGTCCCAGAGTTAAGCATACGTGTGTACATTTTCTAAGTGCCTACAAAGCCATttatgctggccaagctggcagAGCAGTCATCTTAAGGCGTGTGGCAAGAGGCAgaggacatttttttctaaatttcttttggaCCGCGGTCTCgctgtgctgctcaggctggagtgcagcggcgccatcacagctcactgcagcctcgacctcctgctcaagggatcctcccgcctctgtgTCCCGAGTAACTCGGACTATAGGCGAGCGCCACTGTGCCCCGCAGATAGAGGTCATTTCTGATGAGGTTTAGTTTCACAAGCGGACTCCCCACGAAAACATTAGTGAATCGCAATTCCCGTGATCGCTGCTTTGGGCAACTCCCGCTTCCTAGAGCCATTCACCCCCTCTCACATCAAGTTTGGTTGCACCACACTGCCTCGCCCACTCCTTCCCACTTTTCCCAGACCTTCCATGGCGTATGTGAGACCTTGCAGTGCTTCTCACTCAGGCGCTCCACACTCCACACCGCTGGGGGGCGCTCACCAGGCCGTAGCCTTCCCAGGTGCCAGGTTCCTTCTTTACCGCCCGCCTTGCCCCCACCGGGCACCCTATTCAGGATCTGCCCTGTGTCGTTGGAGGATCTCGGCACCTCGGGACTTCCATCCCCCAAACGGCACTCACCCCATCTTCACCTGAGCCCCTGACTGCCTTCCCTCCCGGCCCACCTTCCTCCCTGTCCAGGCCCCCTGACGACCACAAAGTCGATGGTGGCATAGCAgcctgagaagagaaggaggacgACCTCGAGGTCCTTCTCCCTCAGAGGCCACAGACGAGGAAGCGGGATCCACCGGACCCACCGAGGCCCTCTTCACCCTCACTCACACTTCAGCCCCCGGGATAACTGGCCTGCAGACCTACCAGACGAATCTCAGTAGGGGAAAAAGAGTCCGGATGGCAAGAACGAGACCGCACAGCCTCACAGCTCCCTGGCGTTCTTCACGTGGGCTAACGGGCAGGGCGGAAGACGCCCAGTGAACATGCGCACTGAGACGGGGGCCCAGGGAGCATGCGCGGCTGTGGGCCTGGGCGGGCTGCCGTTCCCAGCCCAATGCCCCAAACCCCCGGTTCCCATCCAGTGAGGATAATAGAATCCAACTGCCCTTTGCTGTTCCCTATGTTTCTGGGACTCAAATACCTCAAGTAGTGCTCCCCTCAAAACTCACTCGATTTTCAACTGAACtgacccccgacacacacacatacacacacatacacacacacacacacacacacacacacacacacacacacatacccagggTCCTCTCTTGCCGTGGCCCCACCATGGGGACAAGAGCCACGGTGACCCACCTGGGAAGACAGGTAGACCACATGCAAAAACAGCAATAGCAGTCTACACCAAAAAGAAATTGTTCAATGTGAACAAGTCacagaaagagactgaaaaa
The sequence above is a segment of the Chlorocebus sabaeus isolate Y175 unplaced genomic scaffold, mChlSab1.0.hap1 unalloc_scaffold_1003, whole genome shotgun sequence genome. Coding sequences within it:
- the LOC140710924 gene encoding G antigen 10-like isoform X2, encoding MSWRGRSTYRRRPRRYVEPPEVIGPMLPEQFSDEEVEPPKPEEGEPATQSQDPAPAQEGEDEGASAGQGPEPEAESQEEVRPTTDYEREDGPDVQEMSLPNPEEVKRPE
- the LOC140710924 gene encoding uncharacterized protein isoform X1, coding for MSWRGRSTYRRRPRRYVEPPEVIGPMLPEQFSDEEVEPPKPEEGEPATQSQDPAPAQEGEDEGASAGQGDGKGRRMPAGVCVCVCACACVHVCVCYALSHSGNRRKEINGKNA